From Cherax quadricarinatus isolate ZL_2023a chromosome 58, ASM3850222v1, whole genome shotgun sequence, a single genomic window includes:
- the LOC128698110 gene encoding uncharacterized protein: MKTALVVVAVLLCVMGSAQGYPQGGYKQPEGFFEYVNVPGHKEYEFGWNRGNPHHFISRFEQAKDHRFRTRVKWSDTYDGYGEHYWEYNHAPKYPEHDVYKSPEPAYGPIEPAYGPAEADYGPPKGYPSENIPVIITDPIEIQASEGYRGNNME; the protein is encoded by the exons ATGAAGACAGCCTTAGTG GTTGTTGCGGTACTGTTGTGTGTGATGGGCAGTGCCCAGGGGTATCCTCAAGGAGGGTACAAGCAACCTGAAGGGTTCTTCGAGTACGTGAACGTGCCCGGGCATAAGGAGTATGAGTTCGGCTGGAACAGAGGCAACCCTCACCACTTCATCTCTCGCTTTGAGCAAGCCAAGGACCATCGTTTCCGCACCAGG GTGAAATGGTCGGACACGTATGACGGCTATGGGGAGCATTACTGGGAGTATAACCATGCTCCTAAGTACCCAGAACATGACGTCTACAAGTCTCCTGAACCCGCCTATGGACCTATTGAACCAGCCTACGGTCCTGCTGAGGCCGATTATGGACCACCCAAGGGATACCCATCCGAGAACATCCCTGTGATCATTACTGATCCTATTGAAATACAGGCAAGCGAAGGATACCGAGGAAATAATATGGAGTAG
- the zetaCOP gene encoding coatomer subunit zeta-1 isoform X3 has protein sequence MSGLLVRNLILYFPVCPSRRCKFIQEPTLYVIKGIAILDNDGNRLLAKYYDPSVFPTVKEEKKFEKNLFQKTHRANAEVIMLDRLTCVYRSNVDLFFYVMGLSHENELILVSVLSCLYDAVSAILRKNVEKRTLLDNLDIIMLALDEICDGGVPLETDPQVVTQRVSLRMEESPFNDQTVTQVLQSAREQLKWSLLK, from the exons ATGTCTGGTCTGCTGGTAAggaatttaattttatattttccTGTATGTCCTTCAAGGAGgtgtaaatttattcag GAGCCAACTTTATATGTGATCAAAGGCATTGCCATTCTTGACAATGATGGTAACCGTCTCCTGGCCAAGTACTATGATCCAAGTGTTTTCCCAACAGTGAAGGAAGAAAAAAAGTTTGAGAAGAACTTGTTTCAGAAGACACACCGAGCCAATGCCGAGGTCATTATGCTGGATCGGTTAACATGCGTTTACCGTTCTAATGTTGATCTCTTCTTTTATGTTATGGGGTTGTCACATGAGAACGAG CTGATTCTTGTATCTGTTTTGAGTTGTCTCTACGATGCTGTGTCAGCAATACTGAGGAAAAATGTGGAGAAGCGCACTTTGTTGGACAACCTTGATATCATCATGCTAGCATTGGATGagatttgtgatggagg TGTTCCACTGGAGACAGATCCTCAAGTAGTAACTCAACGAGTTTCTCTGAGGATGGAAGAGAGTCCATTCAACGATCAGACAGTAACTCAG
- the zetaCOP gene encoding coatomer subunit zeta-1 isoform X5: MSGLLEPTLYVIKGIAILDNDGNRLLAKYYDPSVFPTVKEEKKFEKNLFQKTHRANAEVIMLDRLTCVYRSNVDLFFYVMGLSHENELILVSVLSCLYDAVSAILRKNVEKRTLLDNLDIIMLALDEICDGGVPLETDPQVVTQRVSLRMEESPFNDQTVTQVLQSAREQLKWSLLK, translated from the exons ATGTCTGGTCTGCTG GAGCCAACTTTATATGTGATCAAAGGCATTGCCATTCTTGACAATGATGGTAACCGTCTCCTGGCCAAGTACTATGATCCAAGTGTTTTCCCAACAGTGAAGGAAGAAAAAAAGTTTGAGAAGAACTTGTTTCAGAAGACACACCGAGCCAATGCCGAGGTCATTATGCTGGATCGGTTAACATGCGTTTACCGTTCTAATGTTGATCTCTTCTTTTATGTTATGGGGTTGTCACATGAGAACGAG CTGATTCTTGTATCTGTTTTGAGTTGTCTCTACGATGCTGTGTCAGCAATACTGAGGAAAAATGTGGAGAAGCGCACTTTGTTGGACAACCTTGATATCATCATGCTAGCATTGGATGagatttgtgatggagg TGTTCCACTGGAGACAGATCCTCAAGTAGTAACTCAACGAGTTTCTCTGAGGATGGAAGAGAGTCCATTCAACGATCAGACAGTAACTCAG